In the Telopea speciosissima isolate NSW1024214 ecotype Mountain lineage chromosome 2, Tspe_v1, whole genome shotgun sequence genome, one interval contains:
- the LOC122652902 gene encoding rho GTPase-activating protein 5-like isoform X2: protein MTEILRSPSHFPSSPSSLSSLPTRNDSARSTLSRSRPRSCSHTRSKSLISNSTSSSVVEGEVNRVYRSNEEQEEEGDPLSLLALLVTVFRKSLVACRTTVREELCSMEIGWPTNVRHVAHVTFDRFDGFLGLPDEFEPEVPRRAPSASQNVFGVSTESMQMSFDSRGNSVPTILLLMQRRLYAQGGLQAEGIFRIAAENSQEEYVRDQLNRGIVPDGIDVHCLAGLIKAWFRQLPTGVLDSLSAEQVMQCQSEEECAQLVRLLPPTEAALLDWAVNLMADVVHEEHQNKMNARNVATVFAPNMTQMVDPLTALMYAVQVMNFLKTLIIKTLKERGDSVVETDSASHLEPSDENGHQSPSQLCLEEDPNSVKEETENIFFANEPVLETPPDSAEEDSRTIDGLCRLQTAVNKITPDGNLNGSSVDCSCEVPGQHELTNKRETGEFNNLKARLQANACKNKTVESIASNFRKGPSKLNEPTVVRVAGTVEKSKGIPIVSCINSMTERVEAWR, encoded by the exons ATGACTGAAATACTCCGTTCCCCTTctcatttcccttcttctccaagctcTTTATCATCTTTGCCCACACGCAATGATAGCGCACGGTCGACCCTCTCCCGTTCTCGTCCTCGTTCATGCTCCCACACCCGCTCCAAGTCTCTTATTAGCAATTCTACCTCATCTTCTGTAGTTGAGGGCGAGGTTAACCGAGTCTACAGATCAAACGAAGAACAAGAAG AAGAGGGAGATCCACTGTCTCTGTTGGCTCTTTTGGTCACTGTATTTAGGAAGTCCCTGGTGGCTTGTAGGACTACTGTGAGGGAGGAGCTTTGTTCAATGGAAATCGGATGGCCGACCAATGTGCGCCATGTTGCCCATGTCACATTTGACCGCTTTGATGGGTTCCTCGGCTTGCCGGACGAGTTCGAACCTGAAGTTCCCAGAAGGGCTCCCAGTGCCAG TCAAAATGTTTTTGGAGTTTCCACAGAATCTATGCAGATGTCTTTTGATTCTAGAGGGAACAGTGTGCCAACAATACTTCTGCTGATGCAAAGACGCTTGTATGCTCAGGGAGGTCTGCAG GCTGAAGGGATTTTCAGAATTGCTGCAGAGAACAGTCAAGAGGAATACGTTAGAGACCAACTGAACCGGGGAATTGTGCCAGATGGGATTGATGTCCACTGTTTGGCAGGTCTTATTAAG GCTTGGTTTAGACAACTTCCAACTGGGGTGCTGGATTCTCTCTCAGCTGAGCAAGTGATGCAATGCCAGTCTGAAGAGGAATGTGCTCAGCTTGTCAGGCTCCTTCCCCCAACAGAAGCTGCTTTGCTGGATTGGGCTGTCAACCTGATGGCCGATGTTGTCCATGAGGAACATCAAAACAAGATGAATGCACGAAATGTTGCAACAGTCTTTGCCCCAAACATGACTCAG ATGGTAGATCCTTTGACTGCATTGATGTATGCTGTACAAGTGATGAACTTCCTCAAGACATTGATCATCAAGACACTCAAAGAAAGAGGGGACTCAGTTGTGGAGACAGATTCTGCTTCCCACCTAGAGCCATCTGATGAGAATGGCCATCAGAGCCCGTCACAGCTCTGCCTGGAGGAGGACCCAAACTCGGTGAAAGAAGAGACAGAGAATATCTTTTTTGCCAATGAACCTGTTTTAGAAACTCCCCCAGACTCTGCTGAAGAGGATTCAAGGACCATTGATGGGCTCTGTAGACTTCAAACAGCTGTTAATAAGATTACTCCAGATGGAAACTTAAATGGGTCTTCTGTTGATTGCAGCTGTGAGGTTCCAGGCCAACATGAATTGACAAATAAACGAGAGACGGGTGAATTTAATAATCTAAAGGCTCGGTTGCAAGCAAATGCTTGTAAGAACAAAACTGTTGAATCAATTGCTTCAAATTTCAGAAAAGGTCCCAGTAAGTTGAATGAGCCGACGGTGGTTCGAGTAGCAGGAACAGTTGAGAAGTCAAAGGGCATCCCCATTGTCAGCTGCATAAACTCAATGACAGAACGGGTTGAAGCCTGGCGATGA
- the LOC122652902 gene encoding rho GTPase-activating protein 5-like isoform X1, with the protein MTEILRSPSHFPSSPSSLSSLPTRNDSARSTLSRSRPRSCSHTRSKSLISNSTSSSVVEGEVNRVYRSNEEQEDEERRGGERDKEGDPLSLLALLVTVFRKSLVACRTTVREELCSMEIGWPTNVRHVAHVTFDRFDGFLGLPDEFEPEVPRRAPSASQNVFGVSTESMQMSFDSRGNSVPTILLLMQRRLYAQGGLQAEGIFRIAAENSQEEYVRDQLNRGIVPDGIDVHCLAGLIKAWFRQLPTGVLDSLSAEQVMQCQSEEECAQLVRLLPPTEAALLDWAVNLMADVVHEEHQNKMNARNVATVFAPNMTQMVDPLTALMYAVQVMNFLKTLIIKTLKERGDSVVETDSASHLEPSDENGHQSPSQLCLEEDPNSVKEETENIFFANEPVLETPPDSAEEDSRTIDGLCRLQTAVNKITPDGNLNGSSVDCSCEVPGQHELTNKRETGEFNNLKARLQANACKNKTVESIASNFRKGPSKLNEPTVVRVAGTVEKSKGIPIVSCINSMTERVEAWR; encoded by the exons ATGACTGAAATACTCCGTTCCCCTTctcatttcccttcttctccaagctcTTTATCATCTTTGCCCACACGCAATGATAGCGCACGGTCGACCCTCTCCCGTTCTCGTCCTCGTTCATGCTCCCACACCCGCTCCAAGTCTCTTATTAGCAATTCTACCTCATCTTCTGTAGTTGAGGGCGAGGTTAACCGAGTCTACAGATCAAACGAAGAACAAGAAGACGAAGAACGAAGAGGGGGAGAAAGGGACAAAGAGGGAGATCCACTGTCTCTGTTGGCTCTTTTGGTCACTGTATTTAGGAAGTCCCTGGTGGCTTGTAGGACTACTGTGAGGGAGGAGCTTTGTTCAATGGAAATCGGATGGCCGACCAATGTGCGCCATGTTGCCCATGTCACATTTGACCGCTTTGATGGGTTCCTCGGCTTGCCGGACGAGTTCGAACCTGAAGTTCCCAGAAGGGCTCCCAGTGCCAG TCAAAATGTTTTTGGAGTTTCCACAGAATCTATGCAGATGTCTTTTGATTCTAGAGGGAACAGTGTGCCAACAATACTTCTGCTGATGCAAAGACGCTTGTATGCTCAGGGAGGTCTGCAG GCTGAAGGGATTTTCAGAATTGCTGCAGAGAACAGTCAAGAGGAATACGTTAGAGACCAACTGAACCGGGGAATTGTGCCAGATGGGATTGATGTCCACTGTTTGGCAGGTCTTATTAAG GCTTGGTTTAGACAACTTCCAACTGGGGTGCTGGATTCTCTCTCAGCTGAGCAAGTGATGCAATGCCAGTCTGAAGAGGAATGTGCTCAGCTTGTCAGGCTCCTTCCCCCAACAGAAGCTGCTTTGCTGGATTGGGCTGTCAACCTGATGGCCGATGTTGTCCATGAGGAACATCAAAACAAGATGAATGCACGAAATGTTGCAACAGTCTTTGCCCCAAACATGACTCAG ATGGTAGATCCTTTGACTGCATTGATGTATGCTGTACAAGTGATGAACTTCCTCAAGACATTGATCATCAAGACACTCAAAGAAAGAGGGGACTCAGTTGTGGAGACAGATTCTGCTTCCCACCTAGAGCCATCTGATGAGAATGGCCATCAGAGCCCGTCACAGCTCTGCCTGGAGGAGGACCCAAACTCGGTGAAAGAAGAGACAGAGAATATCTTTTTTGCCAATGAACCTGTTTTAGAAACTCCCCCAGACTCTGCTGAAGAGGATTCAAGGACCATTGATGGGCTCTGTAGACTTCAAACAGCTGTTAATAAGATTACTCCAGATGGAAACTTAAATGGGTCTTCTGTTGATTGCAGCTGTGAGGTTCCAGGCCAACATGAATTGACAAATAAACGAGAGACGGGTGAATTTAATAATCTAAAGGCTCGGTTGCAAGCAAATGCTTGTAAGAACAAAACTGTTGAATCAATTGCTTCAAATTTCAGAAAAGGTCCCAGTAAGTTGAATGAGCCGACGGTGGTTCGAGTAGCAGGAACAGTTGAGAAGTCAAAGGGCATCCCCATTGTCAGCTGCATAAACTCAATGACAGAACGGGTTGAAGCCTGGCGATGA